In one window of Chryseobacterium viscerum DNA:
- a CDS encoding DUF423 domain-containing protein — MKTITLVFGAVYGMVSVILGAFGAHALKKILAVERLESFETGVRYQMYAAFFLLIIGYILKFETSAEKWTSILMIAGTLLFSVSIYFLSMQDYLGMNLKFLGPITPLGGLMMILSWGMLIFYFAKNRI, encoded by the coding sequence ATGAAAACAATTACTTTAGTTTTTGGAGCAGTTTACGGAATGGTTTCTGTAATCCTGGGTGCATTCGGAGCGCACGCCTTAAAAAAAATATTAGCTGTGGAAAGACTGGAAAGTTTTGAAACAGGGGTAAGATATCAGATGTATGCAGCTTTTTTTCTGCTGATTATCGGGTATATTTTAAAATTTGAAACTTCTGCTGAAAAATGGACTTCCATTTTAATGATTGCAGGAACACTTTTATTCTCAGTAAGCATCTATTTCCTGAGTATGCAGGACTATCTGGGAATGAATCTTAAATTCTTAGGTCCTATCACTCCACTTGGAGGTCTGATGATGATCTTAAGCTGGGGAATGCTGATCTTTTATTTTGCTAAAAACAGAATTTAA